In one Oscillospiraceae bacterium genomic region, the following are encoded:
- the dnaJ gene encoding chaperone protein DnaJ, producing MPEQKRDYYEVLGVSKGASDDEIKKAYRKLAKQYHPDLNPGDKAAEARFKEVNEAYEVLSDKDKRGRYDQFGHAGVDPNFGAGGAGGPFGGFSGADFGDFDLGDIFGSFFGGGFGGGGGGSRQRNGPQKGDTLRAAVTISFEEAAFGVEKEITLTRSEQCDVCKGSGCAPGTTAEICPDCHGSGTVRIQRGGGAFSFATTAPCQKCGGTGKIIHQPCKTCGGAGSVRKQRKITVNIPAGIDNGQAVSLRGQGGAGKNGGPAGDLIISVTVRPHPQFRRDGTSVYLDQNVSFLQATLGAELELPTIDGKVKWTLPEGTQPGTTFRLRGKGIPSVNGRGRGDQFVTVQVEVPKSLTHEQREALRDYGRAMGELAGEEEEGLKGFFDKKRKKK from the coding sequence ATGCCTGAACAAAAAAGAGATTATTACGAGGTCCTGGGCGTCAGCAAGGGCGCGTCGGACGACGAGATCAAGAAGGCCTACCGCAAGCTGGCCAAGCAGTACCACCCCGACCTGAACCCCGGCGACAAGGCCGCCGAGGCCAGGTTCAAGGAGGTCAACGAGGCCTACGAGGTGCTCTCCGACAAGGATAAGCGCGGCCGCTACGACCAGTTTGGCCACGCGGGGGTGGACCCCAACTTCGGCGCGGGCGGGGCCGGCGGCCCCTTCGGCGGCTTCTCGGGCGCGGATTTCGGCGACTTCGACCTGGGGGACATCTTTGGCTCCTTCTTCGGCGGCGGCTTCGGCGGCGGGGGCGGCGGCTCCCGCCAGCGCAACGGCCCCCAGAAGGGGGACACCCTGCGCGCCGCCGTCACCATCTCCTTCGAGGAGGCGGCCTTCGGCGTGGAGAAGGAGATCACCCTCACCCGTAGCGAGCAGTGCGACGTGTGCAAGGGCTCGGGCTGCGCGCCCGGCACCACGGCGGAGATCTGCCCCGACTGCCACGGCAGCGGCACGGTGCGCATCCAGCGCGGCGGCGGGGCCTTCTCCTTCGCCACCACCGCCCCCTGCCAGAAGTGCGGCGGCACCGGCAAGATCATCCACCAGCCCTGTAAGACCTGCGGCGGCGCGGGGTCGGTGCGCAAGCAGCGCAAAATCACCGTCAACATACCCGCCGGCATCGACAACGGCCAGGCGGTCTCCCTCCGGGGCCAGGGCGGCGCGGGCAAGAACGGCGGCCCGGCGGGCGATCTCATTATCTCCGTCACCGTGCGCCCCCACCCCCAGTTCCGGCGCGACGGCACCTCGGTCTACCTGGACCAGAACGTCTCCTTCCTCCAGGCCACCCTGGGCGCGGAGCTGGAGCTGCCCACCATCGACGGCAAGGTGAAGTGGACCCTGCCCGAGGGCACCCAGCCCGGCACCACCTTCCGCCTGCGGGGCAAGGGCATCCCCAGCGTCAACGGCCGGGGCCGGGGCGACCAGTTCGTCACCGTGCAGGTGGAGGTCCCCAAGAGTCTGACCCACGAGCAGCGCGAGGCCCTGCGGGACTACGGCAGGGCCATGGGCGAGCTGGCCGGGGAAGAGGAAGAGGGCCTGAAAGGATTTTTTGACAAAAAGAGAAAAAAGAAATAA
- the dnaK gene encoding chaperone protein DnaK, with protein MSKIIGIDLGTTNSCVAVMEGGEAVVIPNAEGNRTTPSVVAFSKDGERMVGQVAKRQAITNPDRTIASIKREMGSDFKVNVDGKSYTPQEISAMVLGKLKADAEAYLGSTVTEAVITVPAYFTDAQRQATKDAGRIAGLDVKRIINEPTAAALAYGADKESDQKIMVYDLGGGTFDVSVLEVGDGVIEVLATAGNNRLGGDDFDKCVMDWMAAEFKKDSGIDLTGDKVAMQRLKEAAEKAKIELSGVTSSAINLPYITADATGPKHLDLTLTRAKFNELTAHLVEATTGPVRQAMSDAGLKTSDLHKVLLVGGSSRIPAVQEAVKKITGVDGFKGINPDECVAMGAALQGGVLVGDVKGLLLLDVTPLSLGIETMGGVMTKLIERNTTIPAKKSQTFTTAADNQTSVEVHVLQGEREMAQYNKTLGRFNLDGIAPARRGVPQIEVTFDIDANGIVNVSAKDLGTGKDAHITITSSTNMSKDDIDKAVKEAEQFAAEDAKRKEEVEVRNNGDQMVYQTEKVMEELKDKIDAGDKSTLDAALNKLKDALKGTDVEAIKTATEELSKAFYPISEKLYNQNGGQAGPGPDMGGAGFTGGAQAGGADQGGDPNVVDADYEVVDDDNK; from the coding sequence GCGGCGAGGCCGTCGTCATCCCCAACGCGGAGGGCAACCGCACCACCCCCTCCGTCGTGGCCTTCTCCAAGGACGGCGAGCGCATGGTGGGCCAGGTGGCAAAGCGCCAGGCCATCACCAACCCCGACCGCACCATCGCCTCCATCAAGCGTGAGATGGGCTCCGACTTCAAGGTCAACGTGGACGGCAAGAGCTACACCCCCCAGGAGATCTCCGCCATGGTGCTGGGCAAGCTGAAGGCCGACGCCGAGGCCTACCTGGGCAGCACCGTCACCGAGGCGGTCATCACCGTGCCCGCCTACTTCACCGACGCCCAGCGCCAGGCCACCAAGGACGCGGGCCGCATCGCGGGCCTGGACGTGAAGCGCATCATCAACGAGCCCACCGCGGCCGCCCTGGCCTACGGCGCGGACAAGGAGTCCGACCAGAAGATCATGGTCTACGACCTGGGCGGCGGCACCTTCGACGTGTCGGTGCTGGAGGTGGGCGACGGCGTCATCGAGGTGCTGGCCACCGCGGGCAATAACCGCCTGGGCGGCGACGACTTTGACAAGTGCGTCATGGACTGGATGGCCGCCGAGTTCAAGAAGGACAGCGGCATCGACCTGACCGGCGACAAGGTGGCCATGCAGCGCCTGAAGGAGGCCGCCGAGAAGGCCAAGATCGAGCTGTCCGGCGTGACCTCCAGCGCCATCAACCTGCCCTATATCACCGCCGACGCCACCGGGCCCAAGCACCTGGACCTGACCCTGACCCGTGCCAAGTTCAACGAGCTGACCGCCCACCTGGTGGAGGCCACCACCGGCCCCGTGCGCCAGGCCATGAGCGACGCGGGCCTGAAGACCTCCGACCTGCACAAGGTTCTGCTGGTGGGCGGCTCCAGCCGCATCCCCGCCGTGCAGGAGGCCGTGAAGAAGATCACCGGCGTGGACGGCTTCAAGGGCATCAACCCCGACGAATGTGTCGCCATGGGCGCGGCGCTCCAGGGCGGCGTGCTGGTGGGCGACGTGAAGGGCCTGCTGCTGCTGGACGTGACCCCCCTGTCCCTGGGCATCGAGACCATGGGCGGCGTGATGACCAAGCTCATCGAGCGCAACACCACCATCCCCGCCAAGAAGAGCCAGACCTTCACCACCGCCGCCGACAACCAGACCAGCGTGGAGGTCCACGTGCTCCAGGGCGAGCGCGAGATGGCCCAGTACAACAAGACCCTGGGCCGCTTCAACCTGGACGGCATCGCCCCGGCCCGCCGCGGCGTGCCCCAGATCGAGGTCACCTTCGACATCGACGCCAACGGCATCGTCAACGTCTCCGCCAAGGACCTGGGCACCGGCAAGGACGCCCACATCACCATCACCTCCTCCACCAACATGTCCAAGGACGACATCGACAAGGCCGTCAAGGAGGCCGAGCAGTTCGCCGCCGAGGACGCCAAGCGCAAGGAAGAGGTCGAGGTGCGTAACAACGGCGACCAGATGGTCTACCAGACCGAGAAGGTCATGGAGGAGCTCAAGGACAAGATCGACGCCGGCGACAAGTCCACCCTGGACGCCGCCCTGAACAAGCTGAAGGACGCGCTGAAGGGCACCGACGTGGAGGCCATCAAGACCGCCACCGAGGAGCTGAGCAAGGCCTTCTACCCCATCAGCGAGAAGCTCTACAACCAGAACGGCGGCCAGGCGGGCCCCGGCCCCGACATGGGCGGCGCGGGCTTCACCGGCGGCGCCCAGGCCGGCGGCGCCGACCAGGGCGGCGACCCCAACGTGGTGGACGCCGACTACGAGGTCGTGGACGACGACAATAAGTAA